The following are from one region of the Candidatus Zixiibacteriota bacterium genome:
- a CDS encoding isoamylase early set domain-containing protein, whose translation MIDLNPRTKKATFSLDRPDAKKVFLAGDFNKWDQKSHPMKKIKGVWKISLALKPGEYKFKYFVDGNWHNDPAAHKYVPSPFGGDDSIVVVTADFKPQKK comes from the coding sequence ATGATAGACCTGAATCCCAGAACCAAGAAGGCGACTTTCAGCCTGGACCGGCCAGATGCCAAAAAGGTTTTTCTGGCAGGAGATTTCAACAAATGGGACCAGAAAAGCCATCCCATGAAAAAGATCAAAGGGGTCTGGAAAATTTCTTTGGCTTTAAAGCCAGGGGAATACAAGTTTAAATACTTTGTTGATGGCAACTGGCACAACGATCCTGCGGCTCATAAATACGTGCCCAGCCCTTTTGGAGGGGATGACTCCATAGTGGTGGTGACAGCAGATTTCAAACCACAGAAGAAGTAA